One Eurosta solidaginis isolate ZX-2024a chromosome 5, ASM4086904v1, whole genome shotgun sequence DNA segment encodes these proteins:
- the Prp6 gene encoding pre-mRNA-processing factor 6, producing MANITAAVIANRNKKHFLGVPAPLGYVAGVGRGATGFTTRSDIGPARDANDVSDDRHAPPAAKRKKKDEEEEEDEDLNDSNYDEFSGYSGSLFSKDPYDKDDEEADQIYDSIDKRMDEKRKEYRDRRLREDLERYRQERPKIQQQFSDLKRSLANVTAEEWSTIPEVGDSRNRKQRNPRAEKFTPLPDSVLARNLGGESTSTLDPSSGLASMVPGVATPGMLTPTGDLDLRKIGQARNTLMNVKLSQVSDSVTGQTVVDPKGYLTDLQSMIPTYGGDINDIKKARLLLKSVRETNPNHPPAWIASARLEEVTGKVQMARNLIMRGCEINPQSEDLWLEAARLQPPDTAKAVIAQAARHIPTSVRIWIKAADLETETKAKRRVFRKALEHIPNSVRLWKAAVELENPDDARILLSRAVECCNTSVELWLALARLETYENARKVLNKARESIPTDRQIWTTAAKLEEANGNIPMVEKIIDRSLASLSANGVEINREHWFQEAIEAEKSGAVHCCQAIVKAVIGVGVEEEDRKQTWIDDAEFCAKENAFECARAVYAYALQIFPSKKSIWLRAAYFEKNHGTRDSLEALLQRAVAHCPKSEVLWLMGAKSKWLAGDVPAARGILSLAFQANPNSEDIWLAAVKLESENAEYERARRLLAKARSSAPTPRVMMKSARLEWALDNLEDALRLLDEAVKVFPDFAKLWMMKGQIEEQQNRLDAAAETYNQGIKKCPTSIPLWVLSATLEERKGTLTKARSILERGRLRNPKTPILWLEAIRIELRAGLNEIASTMMARALQECPNAGELWAEAIGMESKPQRKTKSVDALKKCEHDPHVLLAVSKLFWSEHKFTKCRDWFNRTVKIDPDLGDAWAYFYKFELLHGTEEQQKEVLERCVAAEPKHGEAWCRVSKHIKNWCFKTPEGLNGVVKQLSIPT from the exons ATGGCGAACATCACAGCAGCGGTCATAGCAAATCGAAACAAAAAGCATTTTCTTGGCGTACCGGCGCCGCTCGGTTATGTCGCCGGCGTTGGTAGAGG CGCCACTGGTTTCACAACACGTTCGGATATTGGTCCAGCGCGCGATGCCAACGATGTGTCTGATGATCGCCATGCGCCGCCTGCAGCTAAACGCAAAAAGAAGGatgaagaagaagaggaagatgaagatttgaacGATTCCAATTATGATGAATTCAGTGGTTACAGTGGTTCACTCTTTTCCAAAGATCCATATGACAAGGATGATGAAGAAGCAGATCAAATTTATGATTCAATAGATAAACGGATGGATGAGAAACGCAAAGAGTACAGAGATCGACGTTTGCGTGAAGATTTGGAACGTTATCGGCAAGAGAG ACCAAAAATCCAACAGCAGTTCTCAGATTTAAAGCGCTCTCTAGCAAATGTGACCGCAGAGGAGTGGTCCACCATACCAGAGGTGGGAGATAGCCGCAATCGCAAACAGCGTAACCCACGCGCAGAAAAATTTACGCCTCTTCCTGATAGCGTGCTAGCGCGTAATCTGGGTGGTGAAAGCACATCCACTTTAGATCCCTCCTCAGGGTTGGCCTCAATGGTACCTGGTGTAGCCACGCCTGGCATGCTTACGCCCACAGGCGATTTAGATTTACGTAAGATAGGACAAGCACGTAATACTTTGATGAATGTAAAACTTTCGCAAGTATCAGATTCAGTGACAGGCCAGACAGTCGTCGATCCCAAAGGTTATCTCACTGATTTGCAAAGTATGATACCCACTTATGGTGGTGATATTAATGATATCAAAAAAGCGCGCTTACTATTGAAAAGTGTGCGCGAAACTAATCCAAATCATCCACCGGCATGGATTGCTTCTGCACGTTTAGAAGAAGTTACTGGTAAAGTGCAAATGGCGCGCAATTTGATTATGCGCGGTTGTGAAATAAATCCACAATCTGAAGATTTATGGCTAGAGGCTGCGCGCTTGCAACCACCAGACACAGCTAAGGCAGTAATAGCACAAGCAGCACGCCACATACCCACGTCAGTGCGTATATGGATTAAAGCAGCTGATTTGGAGACTGAAACAAAAGCAAAGCGACGCGTTTTTCGCAAGGCATTAGAACATATACCGAATTCGGTGCGTCTTTGGAAGGCGGCAGTTGAGTTGGAAAATCCTGATGATGCGCGCATTCTGCTCTCACGTGCTGTGGAATGTTGTAATACTAGTGTTGAGTTGTGGTTGGCTTTGGCGCGTTTAGAGACATACGAAAATGCGCGTAAAGTTTTGAATAAAGCGCGTGAGAGTATACCAACAGATCGACAGATTTGGACAACTGCAGCAAAATTAGAGGAAGCAAATGGTAATATACCTATGGTAGAAAAAATAATAGATCGTTCATTGGCCTCACTCTCGGCAAATGGTGTCGAAATTAATCGTGAACATTGGTTCCAAGAGGCTATCGAGGCAGAAAAGTCAGGCGCTGTACACTGCTGTCAAGCTATAGTGAAGGCTGTAATAGGTGTAGGCGTTGAAGAGGAGGATCGCAAGCAAACTTGGATTGATGATGCTGAATTT TGCGCCAAGGAAAATGCATTCGAATGTGCACGCGCCGTCTACGCGTACGCGCTACAAATATTTCCCTCAAAGAAAAGTATTTGGTTGCGCGCTGCTTACTTTGAAAAAAATCATGGCACTCGCGACTCACTCGAAGCGCTACTACAACGCGCCGTTGCACATTGTCCTAAATCTGAAGTACTCTGGTTAATGGGTGCCAAATCGAAATGGCTTGCTGGCGATGTACCTGCTGCGCGTGGCATACTCTCGCTAGCTTTTCAAGCGAATCCCAATTCCGAAGATATTTGGTTAGCTGCTGTGAAATTGGAATCAGAAAATGCAGAATATGAGCGCGCGCGTCGTCTACTAGCCAAAGCTCGCTCATCAGCGCCTACACCGCGCGTCATGATGAAATCGGCGCGTCTCGAATGGGCGCTAGACAATTTGGAAGATGCTTTGCGTTTGCTCGATGAAGCTGTTAAAGTATTTCCCGATTTCGCTAAACTATGGATGATGAAGGGACAAATAGAAGAACAACAAAATCGTTTAGATGCAGCTGCTGAAACATACAATCAAGGCATTAAGAAATGTCCAACTTCAATACCGCTTTGGGTACTCTCCGCTACGCTGGAAGAACGTAAAGGCACGCTGACTAAAGCGCGCTCAATTCTAGAACGTGGGCGTTTACGTAATCCAAAAACACCAATTCTATGGTTAGAAGCTATACGTATTGAGCTGCGCGCGGGTCTTAATGAAATTGCTAGCACAATGATGGCACGCGCTTTGCAGGAATGTCCTAATGCAGGTGAATTGTGGGCGGAGGCGATTGGTATGGAATCAAAGCCACAACGTAAAACGAAATCTGTCGATGCTCTTAAGAAGTGTGAGCACGATCCTCATGTGCTGTTGGCTGTTTCAAAGCTATTTTGGTCTGAGCATAAATTTACAAAATGTCGTGATTGGTTTAATCGTACG gttaAAATTGATCCAGACTTAGGAGATGCATGggcatatttttataaatttgaactTTTACATGGCACGGAGGAGCAACAGAAAGAAGTTTTGGAACGATGTGTAGCCGCTGAACCGAAACACGGAGAGGCTTGGTGTCGCGTGAGCAAACATATCAAGAATTGGTGTTTCAAAACGCCCGAAGGTTTAAATGGCGTCGTTAAACAACTATCAATACCCACATAA
- the SmydA-2 gene encoding SET domain-containing protein SmydA-8, whose protein sequence is MTNPGKCAVCGVTATQKCGGCRNVVYCGKEHQIIHWRKGHKAECTCYEIATNDTLGRHLRATRDIKQGEIFLREKPFIYGPKVASAPICLGCHRTLPSPTSSQKNYYKCTRCSWPLCGVECERLPLHIDECELMAARKFNAKIDYDPTKEQTGMKESAYCVILPLRCILLRKKNPAAFARFDQLEDHLSERIETPLYKVLSANLLTFIKTIMGFSEWSDDDVLRIAARLDTNAFEIRLAATGQKLRAVYINAAMISHDCVSNARHTFDEQLQIIFIAKQKISKGEIIATSYTQPLKCTLMRRQHLQLAKCFQCTCARCKDPEELGTFAGAILCSKCKIGKIISTNPLDNGAIWKCQLCPHEIPAKQISWGNNAMLKEIESLKKFSPRAFEEFLHRYRDTLHEKNTHMLQVKYALTQLYGSVPGFRMQEMTDAAVKRKVELCRELLEVADVLDGGWSIFRGNLLLDLQEALVVQAKREFEQGLLTKTNVQEKLTEAMDMLKEAVEIMKLEPDMQEFLKERTQQLANDLKME, encoded by the exons ATCGCCACAAATGACACACTGGGCCGTCATCTGCGTGCTACACGTGACATCAAACAAGGAGAGATATTTCTGcgtgaaaaacccttcatctatgGACCTAAAGTTGCTAGCGCTCCCATTTGTCTTGGTTGCCATCGCACATTGCCCAGCCCGACATCATCACAAAAGAACTATTACAAATGCACACGTTGTTCATGGCCGCTGTGTGGTGTAGAATGTGAACGTTTACCGCTACACATAGACGAATGCGAACTAATGGCAGCGCGGAAATTCAATGCCAAAATCGATTACGATCCCACCAAAGAACAGACAGGCATGAAGGAGTCAGCCTACTGCGTCATTCTACCACTGCGCTGCATTTTATTGCGAAAGAAAAATCCTGCCGCATTCGCGCGTTTCGACCAATTAGAAGATCATCTCAGTGAACGTATTGAAACGCCACTCTACAAGGTTCTGAGCGCTAATTTGTTGACTTTTATTAAGACCATAATGGGATTTAGTGAGTGGAGCGATGATGATGTGTTGCGCATTGCAGCGCGTCTCGATACCAATGCCTTTGAGATACGTCTAGCAGCTACAGGACAAAAGCTGCGCGCAGTCTACATTAATGCAGCGATGATCTCACATGATTGCGTCTCGAATGCGCGTCATACTTTTGATGAACAATTGCAGATCATTTTCATAGCCAAACAGAAGATATCGAAGGGTGAGATCATAGCAACCTCTTACACACAACCACTAAAGTGTACGCTTATGCGTCGCCAGCACTTGCAGCTGGCGAAATGCTTCCAATGCACTTGTGCACGCTGTAAGGATCCGGAGGAGTTGGGCACATTTGCTGGCGCAATTTTGTGCAGCAAATGTAAAATTGGAAAG ATCATATCAACGAATCCACTTGACAATGGCGCCATCTGGAAATGTCAGCTTTGTCCACATGAAATACCCGCCAAGCAGATCAGTTGGGGCAATAACGCTATGCTGAAAGAAATTGAGTCTTTAAAAAAGTTCTCACCACGCGCTTTCGAAGAGTTTCTGCATCGTTACCGTGATACATTGCATGAGAAGAATACACACATGCTACAAGTGAAGTATGCGCTGACACAGCTTTATGGCAGTGTACCCGGATTTCGTATGCAGG aaatgACGGACGCAGCCGTCAAACGAAAAGTGGAGCTCTGTCGTGAGTTACTTGAGGTAGCCGACGTTTTAGACGGTGGTTGGAGCATATTCCGTGGCAATTTACTACTCGATCTGCAGGAGGCCTTAGTCGTACAAGCAAAACGCGAATTCGAACAGGGTCTTTTGACAAAGACTAATGTACAAGAGAAGCTTACAGAAGCCATGGATATGTTGAAGGAAGCTGTGGAAATAATGAAACTAGAACCAGATATGCAGGAGTTTCTAAAAGAACGTACTCAACAGTTGGCAAATGACCTAAAAATGGAATAA
- the LOC137254116 gene encoding uncharacterized protein yields the protein MDSLDGEMQEIHEQLNNFDLNSSLEAIANVEELDKALISYIIQSSRLLFAEREETWIEFHTANAKNCEKYSDYTSEQIRDHFQRKLLPNIYNYELTPEEKQIFELLKLHPEYDRTPNGYMRMGAERRIGFERRPKVGEDFLLVQQPQELRDVVSKEPTGDIEMPASEEFDLTKPANSPTHTLLMRVPYERQGAGYNFQFSSENAALLSAVLSNDFELSGRVLLEPREIHRRLKAAKRDFEQNARLPENLLDAEKLIEKLKRLTKLREAVVNVVANRF from the exons ATGGATTCATTAGACGGTGAAATGCAAGAAATTCATGAACAACTAAACAATTTTGATCTGAATTCATCATTGGAGGCAATAGCTAATGTGGAAGAGCTAGATAAAGCGCTAATCAGTTACATAATTCAATCAAGTCGTTTGCTTTTTGCAGAACGCGAAGAAACTTGGATTGAATTTCATACAGCAAAtgcaaaaaattgcgaaaaatacaGTGATTATACAAGCGAACAAATACGCGATCATTTCCAACGCAAACTTCTGCCGAATATTTATAATTACGAGTTAACGCCAGAAGAGAAGCAAATTTTCGAGTTACTCAAACTGCATCCGGAATACGACCGCACGCCAAACGGTTATATGCGCATGGGAGCTGAACGGCGCATTGGATTTGAAAGGCGACCAAAAGTGGGTGAAGATTTTTTATTAGTGCAGCAGCCGCAGGAGCTGAGAGATGTGGTAAGTAAAG AGCCAACCGGCGACATTGAAATGCCAGCAAGTGAAGAATTCGATTTAACTAAACCAGCAAATTCACCAACCCATACACTACTTATGCGGGTGCCATATGAACGTCAGGGTGCTGGCTATAATTTTCAATTCTCTAGTGAAAATGCTGCATTGCTGTCGGCTGTGCTTTCCAATGATTTCGAATTGTCTGGTCGCGTGCTACTCGAACCTAGAGAAATACATAGGCGTTTGAAAGCAGCAAAACGTGACTTTGAACAAAATGCGCGTTTACCTGAAAATTTGCTCGATGCTGAAAAATTAATCGAAAAACTTAAAAGGCTAACAAAATTACGTGAAGCTGTGGTGAATGTGGTGGCTAATCGCTTTTGA